A portion of the Melanotaenia boesemani isolate fMelBoe1 chromosome 2, fMelBoe1.pri, whole genome shotgun sequence genome contains these proteins:
- the LOC121628451 gene encoding DELTA-actitoxin-Oor1b-like, whose amino-acid sequence MWSCSKFRFLLPNDWYRFLQEAQPTHLPEAFSLCWFQLTKTRRGCFSLRRSKSVSDMNPRTHRQCSVQIQNKSSMYTMSEPRIHLVSGFCDSPLPPTLGPSESGSALFIKTRDSARGSVGVFTYDLLRGSNRQLAGRMAVMFSVPYDFLLYSNWYGVGEFDGSKRCSKELFNHMYEGLEIGFTRGKAKGPSLTHRGDWVTLRASMSDSYQPVLKVEVSDN is encoded by the exons TCCTGCAGTAAGTTTCGATTCCTGCTGCCTAATGACTGGTACAGATTTCTGCAGGAAGCCCAACCCACACATTTGCCTGAAGCATTCAGTCTCTGCTGGTTCCAGCTCACAAAGACCCGAAGAGGCTGCTTTTCTCTCAGGAGGTCCAAATCT GTTTCGGACATGAATCCACGAACTCACCGCCAGTGTTCAGTCCAGATCCAGAACAAGAGCTCCATGTACACGATGTCTGAGCCGCG CATCCATCTTGTCAGTGGATTCTGTGATTCCCCTCTGCCTCCAACGCTTGGCCCATCTGAGTCCGGAAGTGCCCTCTTCATCAAGACACGGGACTCGGCCCGTGGGTCGGTTGGTGTTTTCACCTATGACCTCCTCCGGGGATCCAACAGGCAGCTTGCGGGCCGGATGGCTGTGATGTTCTCCGTCCCTTATGACTTCCTCTTGTACTCCAACTGGTACGGGGTGGGGGAGTTCGATGGGAGCAAGCGCTGCAGCAAAGAGCTGTTCAACCACATGTACGAGGGCCTGGAGATAGGCTTCACCCGGGGCAAGGCCAAAGGCCCCAGCCTGACCCACCGAGGAGACTGGGTGACCCTGCGGGCCAGCATGTCTGACAGCTACCAGCCAGTTCTGAAGGTGGAGGTCAGCGACAACTGA